A single Rhodomicrobium lacus DNA region contains:
- a CDS encoding LysR substrate-binding domain-containing protein gives MRQIEAFRSVMLTGGVTTAASMLNISQPSVSRLIADLERDLGFELFSRKGRRLTPTPRAQMFFEAVRRSFTGLDLLEQAARRIRAHPVGTLRIAALPALAGSVIPRAIIDFQETFPDIKITIECRDQRGIEDRVFLGQADLGLGVWTSPKEGVGLSSLVHAEYLCVLPAGHRLGEREIIQSTDLEGESLIGPMHETDALWDAIDETFRADGVSVERRVETQMSFPAYCLVASGLGVTIAEPFTAPLFARLGLQVRRFRPTVSLRYALIEPDHLGPSPQAVVAFREAVHRATEALVADVERLLDPFHPVEN, from the coding sequence ATGCGCCAGATCGAAGCCTTCCGAAGCGTGATGTTGACCGGCGGTGTCACCACAGCCGCCTCGATGCTCAACATAAGCCAGCCATCGGTGAGCCGCCTCATCGCGGACCTCGAAAGAGACCTCGGTTTCGAATTGTTCTCGCGGAAAGGCCGTCGGCTCACGCCCACCCCAAGGGCACAGATGTTCTTTGAAGCCGTGCGGCGGAGTTTCACCGGGCTCGACCTGCTGGAGCAGGCAGCACGCCGCATTCGCGCTCATCCCGTCGGAACGCTGCGCATCGCTGCATTGCCCGCGCTTGCTGGCTCCGTAATCCCGCGCGCGATCATCGATTTTCAGGAAACTTTTCCCGACATCAAGATCACCATCGAATGCCGCGATCAGCGCGGCATTGAAGACCGCGTGTTTCTCGGACAGGCCGATCTCGGCCTCGGGGTTTGGACATCGCCGAAAGAAGGCGTCGGGCTCTCGTCGCTCGTCCATGCGGAATATCTTTGCGTGCTCCCCGCCGGCCACCGGCTTGGTGAACGCGAAATCATCCAGTCAACCGACCTTGAGGGCGAAAGCCTCATCGGCCCGATGCACGAAACGGACGCGCTCTGGGACGCGATCGATGAAACTTTCCGGGCAGACGGCGTTTCAGTTGAGCGCCGCGTCGAAACGCAGATGTCGTTTCCGGCATATTGCCTGGTCGCGTCGGGGCTCGGCGTGACCATCGCCGAACCGTTCACGGCACCGCTCTTTGCCAGACTCGGGCTTCAGGTACGCCGCTTCCGGCCCACAGTGAGCCTGCGTTACGCGCTGATCGAACCCGATCATCTCGGGCCGTCGCCGCAAGCGGTCGTGGCGTTTCGCGAGGCGGTTCACCGTGCGACGGAAGCGCTTGTGGCCGATGTCGAGCGCCTGCTCGATCCGTTCCATCCGGTCGAAAACTAA
- a CDS encoding TonB-dependent receptor, giving the protein MTNESKISWGFVFPKFGQGQSGRAIGVAIAGVVAFGSSFAYAANEATANAQEAQPSAATPASGNAAASGQAAATIADVVVTATLTEESLQKVPVAVTVVDGKQAEKENLNNINDISTIVPSLNFRDGASNKDQGLFIRGVGTVTTSPGAEPSVSTVVDGVVLARPGQATLNLLDVDRIEVLRGPQGTLFGKNSSAGVVSVTTAQPTADLHGYVDLSYYDKNETRLKTAVSGAIVPGTVNGLFGVILSNYDGNVTNVFNGDTVNGSSHEGFRTKLEITPSSDFKALVAVDYLHSRETNPTGVVTSSTVSYPGGVKTSYPAFGGIIAPVVPSSDNRSVNINTPTHADDDNGGASLQLDWNGLDHTVTSITAYRFWNNYQYQDQDRTSVLTAATPQQSDVGKVNFDQFSQELRIASQKGQFIEYVGGLYYLHAKDSETYRRTTTQVGPVVNSGFASYGIESDNIAAFNENTVNLTSSLRAIAGWRLIGDNLSYHHTRTSTNAAAVPGIAVSSPYTSDEVFKWGYADRAGLEYDVTPWATTYATYSHGYKGPAYNVFFNMVPATQGKVLDPETSESFEIGVKTKLFDDRLVLNAAAFHTDFENFQANFPNLIGGTVVTNLVNAGTVTSQGVEVDFTAKPTERVTLSGGVAYTDARITSTDIVGRNWPIEGQVVPFTPKWKANVRADYVLPLNDKYDIDFGARVRWQSDVQYDLAQSPDTIQKAFGIVDADITLTNKDDGWKVAVIGKNLFDKSYASYLQSSAATAAPGTAGYIYRWVPRDDSRYFGINIRKEF; this is encoded by the coding sequence ATGACAAACGAGAGCAAAATCTCGTGGGGATTCGTATTCCCAAAATTTGGGCAAGGGCAGAGTGGCCGCGCAATCGGCGTGGCAATCGCGGGCGTTGTCGCATTCGGTTCTTCGTTCGCGTACGCGGCCAACGAGGCGACGGCAAACGCTCAGGAGGCGCAGCCATCCGCGGCGACGCCAGCCTCGGGCAATGCGGCTGCCTCAGGGCAGGCGGCTGCCACCATCGCGGATGTCGTCGTGACTGCGACGCTCACCGAGGAATCGCTTCAGAAGGTTCCGGTCGCGGTTACGGTGGTGGACGGGAAACAGGCCGAGAAAGAAAACCTCAATAACATCAACGATATTTCGACAATCGTTCCGAGCCTGAACTTCCGCGATGGCGCCTCGAACAAGGATCAGGGGCTTTTCATTCGCGGCGTTGGTACGGTGACGACTTCGCCGGGCGCGGAACCCTCGGTTTCCACAGTGGTGGATGGCGTCGTTCTCGCCCGACCAGGGCAGGCCACTCTCAACCTCCTCGACGTCGACCGCATCGAGGTGCTGCGCGGCCCGCAAGGCACACTCTTCGGCAAGAATTCCTCCGCAGGCGTGGTCAGCGTCACCACCGCGCAGCCGACAGCGGATCTGCACGGATATGTGGACCTATCCTATTACGACAAGAACGAAACCCGTCTGAAGACCGCCGTCTCTGGCGCGATCGTTCCCGGCACTGTCAACGGCCTCTTCGGCGTGATCCTCAGCAACTACGACGGCAATGTCACCAATGTCTTCAATGGCGATACGGTGAACGGCTCATCGCATGAGGGCTTCCGCACGAAACTCGAAATCACGCCCTCAAGCGATTTCAAGGCTCTGGTCGCGGTCGATTATCTGCATTCGCGAGAGACCAACCCCACGGGCGTCGTTACAAGTTCGACCGTCTCCTATCCGGGCGGGGTAAAGACCTCTTATCCGGCCTTCGGAGGCATCATCGCACCGGTCGTGCCGTCGAGCGATAACCGCTCCGTCAACATAAATACTCCCACCCATGCTGACGACGACAACGGCGGCGCGTCGCTCCAACTCGACTGGAACGGTCTTGATCACACAGTTACATCGATCACGGCGTATCGCTTCTGGAACAACTATCAGTATCAGGATCAAGACAGGACTTCAGTCCTGACAGCCGCTACGCCGCAACAATCCGACGTTGGTAAAGTCAACTTCGATCAGTTCTCACAGGAACTACGAATTGCATCCCAGAAGGGACAATTCATCGAGTATGTGGGCGGCCTCTATTATCTACACGCGAAAGATAGCGAAACCTACAGGCGCACGACGACCCAGGTCGGCCCGGTAGTAAACAGCGGCTTCGCCTCATATGGCATCGAAAGCGATAACATCGCGGCGTTCAACGAGAACACCGTCAACCTGACCTCGTCGCTGCGCGCCATCGCAGGCTGGCGCCTCATCGGCGATAATCTCAGCTATCACCACACACGCACGAGCACGAATGCCGCCGCCGTTCCCGGAATAGCCGTTTCCTCGCCTTATACGTCCGATGAGGTGTTCAAATGGGGCTATGCGGACCGAGCGGGGCTCGAATATGACGTGACGCCCTGGGCGACGACGTACGCCACGTATTCTCACGGCTACAAGGGGCCGGCCTATAACGTGTTCTTCAACATGGTGCCGGCCACGCAGGGCAAGGTGCTCGATCCGGAGACGTCGGAGTCCTTCGAAATCGGCGTGAAGACCAAGCTGTTCGACGACCGTCTCGTTCTGAACGCCGCTGCATTCCATACCGATTTCGAAAACTTCCAGGCCAACTTTCCGAACCTGATCGGCGGCACGGTCGTGACGAACCTCGTCAACGCGGGCACGGTAACGAGCCAGGGTGTCGAAGTCGACTTCACCGCGAAACCGACGGAGCGCGTCACGCTGAGCGGCGGCGTTGCCTATACGGACGCGCGCATCACGAGCACGGATATCGTCGGCAGAAACTGGCCGATCGAGGGACAGGTTGTGCCGTTCACACCGAAATGGAAGGCGAACGTCAGGGCGGATTACGTGCTGCCGTTGAACGATAAGTACGACATCGATTTCGGCGCGCGCGTGCGCTGGCAGAGCGATGTTCAGTACGACCTCGCACAGTCCCCCGACACGATCCAGAAGGCTTTCGGGATCGTCGACGCAGATATCACGCTCACCAACAAGGATGACGGCTGGAAAGTCGCTGTCATCGGCAAGAACCTCTTCGACAAGTCCTATGCCTCGTACCTGCAAAGCTCGGCAGCCACGGCTGCCCCGGGCACGGCGGGCTATATCTATCGGTGGGTTCCGCGTGACGACAGCCGATATTTCGGCATCAACATCCGGAAAGAATTCTGA
- a CDS encoding mannose-1-phosphate guanylyltransferase/mannose-6-phosphate isomerase: MIIPVILAGGTGSRLWPLSRSRHPKQFHALVSSEPLLVDAARRVSGSGGYLPPFVITNEENRFGVVAAFRNAKLPCQGIVLEPEGRSTAPAAAVAAFLALEKAGPDALILVMPSDHHIENSRAFLDAVENGRTAARDGRLVTFGVKPTKPETGYGYVKTASPAGEAGGVLKVDRFVEKPDRETAQRFCAENLYFWNAGIFLFGARAYLDELARFEPAMVEASLNAVRNATADPMDFLRLADSFRDCPADSIDYAVMEKTEKAALVPLDAGWSDVGTWDALYDAAEKDEHDNATRGDVLLRNASRCYVRAESGLVAVSGVEDIVVVSTKDATLVAKRTESGSVKEVVQQLAATRRNEAEQHTTVHRPWGSYETLHLSERYQVKQIVVEPGAALSLQRHHHRAEHWIVVKGTARVTIDDETRLLSENQSIYVPLGATHRLENPGLIPLTLIEVQSGPYLGEDDIVRLEDVYARV; encoded by the coding sequence GTGATCATTCCAGTCATTCTCGCGGGCGGCACGGGTTCGAGGCTCTGGCCGTTGTCGCGCTCCAGACATCCGAAGCAATTCCATGCTCTTGTCAGCTCAGAGCCGCTGCTGGTCGACGCCGCGCGCCGCGTGTCAGGCTCCGGCGGGTATCTGCCGCCTTTCGTGATCACCAACGAAGAGAACCGCTTCGGCGTCGTGGCCGCGTTCCGCAACGCGAAGCTTCCCTGCCAGGGCATCGTGCTTGAGCCGGAAGGCCGTTCAACCGCGCCTGCCGCCGCCGTCGCGGCCTTCCTCGCTCTCGAAAAGGCCGGCCCCGACGCTCTCATTCTCGTCATGCCGTCTGACCATCACATCGAGAATTCTCGTGCGTTCCTTGATGCCGTGGAAAATGGCCGAACCGCTGCGCGGGATGGCCGTCTCGTCACGTTCGGCGTCAAGCCGACGAAGCCTGAAACAGGATATGGCTATGTGAAGACCGCCAGCCCGGCAGGCGAAGCCGGAGGCGTGCTGAAAGTCGACCGTTTCGTCGAAAAGCCGGATCGGGAAACGGCTCAGCGGTTCTGCGCGGAGAACCTCTATTTCTGGAACGCAGGCATTTTCCTGTTCGGCGCGCGGGCCTATCTCGACGAGCTGGCGCGCTTCGAACCCGCCATGGTCGAGGCGAGCCTCAACGCGGTGCGGAACGCCACGGCCGATCCCATGGACTTCCTTCGCCTCGCGGACAGCTTCCGCGATTGCCCCGCCGACTCCATTGACTACGCCGTCATGGAGAAGACGGAGAAGGCTGCCCTCGTTCCGCTCGACGCCGGGTGGAGCGATGTCGGGACCTGGGATGCCCTGTACGACGCGGCGGAGAAGGACGAGCACGATAACGCGACGCGGGGCGACGTTCTCTTGCGCAACGCAAGCCGCTGCTACGTGCGCGCGGAAAGCGGCCTTGTAGCCGTCTCGGGCGTGGAAGATATCGTCGTCGTGTCCACGAAGGATGCGACGCTTGTCGCCAAGCGCACCGAGAGCGGCTCCGTGAAGGAGGTGGTGCAGCAGCTTGCCGCCACCCGCCGGAACGAGGCGGAGCAACATACTACGGTGCATCGGCCATGGGGCAGTTACGAAACGCTGCACCTTTCCGAACGTTATCAGGTGAAACAGATCGTCGTCGAGCCGGGCGCTGCGCTCTCGCTCCAGCGGCACCATCATCGCGCCGAACACTGGATCGTGGTCAAGGGGACGGCGCGTGTCACCATCGATGACGAGACGAGGCTGCTTTCGGAAAACCAGTCGATCTACGTGCCGCTCGGCGCGACGCACCGGCTGGAAAATCCGGGGCTCATTCCGCTCACGCTGATCGAGGTGCAGTCCGGCCCCTATCTCGGCGAAGATGACATCGTGCGGCTGGAAGACGTTTACGCGCGGGTTTGA
- a CDS encoding radical SAM protein — MLNPTRNRYRNEPAFDEVVAAHPDFPRLIALKIDVQRRGVLYTESAFRAVDPERHQLYTWGGVHYPHSLLLRDGTTVLANPQPEERDPYRVEYTEGRFVLVDEGEIIEEVEIWPRPRYYDKKTSSGLLMKEVVSARPQRLDIFASAFCHFAHAEDNGCKFCPLPAHHRQLRETYDLPTRLRAHDVKECIAEALKEPGRFTNIHITGGSVVKGKEILDAELSYYIDLLKHIGELFSTPRFPSQLLATAYNEKQLARLREETGLGSFTADIEVLNEEKFNWICPGKAHWIGYREWKRRLVDAVGVFGRGNVGTGIVGGVETAPPHGFTSESDALEATLSEAEDLAEKGVTTVHTVWVPQKGSEFHELKAPSLDYFIRLAKGLQGLRVKHGLSVDFDDYRRCGNHPDSDLARLQ, encoded by the coding sequence ATGCTTAATCCTACCCGAAACAGATATCGCAACGAGCCAGCCTTCGACGAGGTGGTCGCGGCGCATCCGGATTTTCCTCGGCTGATCGCCTTGAAGATCGATGTCCAGCGGCGCGGCGTGCTCTACACCGAGTCCGCTTTCCGGGCAGTCGATCCCGAAAGACATCAACTGTACACGTGGGGCGGCGTCCACTATCCGCATTCGCTCCTGTTGCGGGACGGAACGACGGTTCTCGCGAACCCTCAGCCAGAAGAGCGCGATCCATATCGGGTCGAGTACACCGAGGGGCGTTTCGTCCTCGTGGATGAAGGCGAAATCATCGAAGAAGTGGAGATCTGGCCGAGGCCCAGATACTACGACAAGAAAACGAGTTCCGGCCTTCTCATGAAGGAGGTCGTTTCGGCGCGCCCCCAGCGTCTCGACATCTTTGCGAGCGCCTTCTGCCACTTTGCCCATGCCGAAGATAACGGCTGCAAGTTCTGTCCGCTTCCTGCTCACCATCGTCAATTGCGCGAGACCTACGACCTGCCGACCCGGCTGAGGGCTCATGACGTCAAGGAATGCATCGCGGAGGCGCTGAAGGAGCCCGGCCGGTTCACCAACATCCATATAACCGGCGGTTCGGTGGTGAAGGGGAAAGAAATACTCGACGCAGAGCTTAGTTACTACATCGACTTGCTGAAGCACATCGGAGAGCTTTTCTCGACGCCGAGGTTTCCAAGCCAGCTCCTCGCAACCGCCTACAATGAGAAGCAACTTGCCCGGCTTCGTGAGGAAACTGGGCTTGGAAGCTTCACGGCCGACATCGAGGTGCTGAACGAAGAAAAGTTCAACTGGATCTGCCCCGGCAAGGCGCACTGGATCGGATATCGGGAATGGAAGCGGCGCCTCGTCGACGCGGTTGGCGTTTTCGGTCGCGGAAATGTCGGAACCGGCATCGTCGGGGGCGTTGAAACCGCTCCGCCCCATGGCTTCACTTCGGAGAGCGACGCGCTCGAAGCGACGCTGTCGGAAGCGGAGGATCTCGCCGAGAAGGGCGTCACGACCGTTCACACCGTCTGGGTGCCGCAGAAAGGCTCGGAATTCCACGAGTTGAAAGCGCCCTCGCTCGACTATTTCATCCGCCTTGCAAAGGGACTGCAAGGCCTTCGCGTGAAGCACGGGCTTTCCGTTGATTTCGACGACTATCGCCGCTGCGGCAATCACCCCGACAGCGATCTGGCCCGGCTCCAGTAG
- a CDS encoding type II toxin-antitoxin system VapC family toxin: MPWLLDTNIISNLVKPAPSETLMAWMAEQADEDLFIASLTIAEIWRGILEKPVGKRRAQLEVWFEGAEGPAALFAGRVLPFDERAAIAWARLMADGKAEGRPRSALDMIIAATAEVNGCVVVTDNERNFAGLTIVNPVRSAAP; the protein is encoded by the coding sequence ATGCCCTGGCTGCTCGACACGAACATCATCTCCAATCTCGTCAAGCCCGCGCCTTCGGAAACGCTCATGGCGTGGATGGCCGAGCAGGCCGACGAAGACCTTTTCATCGCCTCGCTCACCATCGCGGAGATTTGGCGCGGCATTCTGGAGAAGCCCGTTGGCAAGCGCAGAGCGCAACTCGAGGTGTGGTTCGAGGGGGCGGAGGGGCCTGCGGCCTTGTTCGCGGGCCGTGTTCTGCCGTTCGACGAGCGCGCGGCGATCGCATGGGCGAGGCTGATGGCGGACGGCAAGGCGGAAGGACGGCCGAGGAGTGCGCTCGACATGATCATCGCGGCCACCGCCGAAGTGAACGGCTGCGTCGTCGTCACGGACAACGAGAGGAATTTCGCGGGGCTCACCATCGTCAATCCGGTGCGGTCGGCAGCACCGTAA
- a CDS encoding MFS transporter: MFFSRQNLLLLLVITGGVLNYVDRQMIAILKPLLEKELGWNDADYGNLSAMFQFGAVAAFPFVGWLVDRLGPKAANPVAVGAWSLAAAAHALAWSMPQFMAARFALGSTEAMGTPTAIKTLTFLFEARTRSVALGVMNAASCLGAIVTPLFIPFFGLALGWRACFLLAGALGLAWCVVWFFVANRVSWRAPEAVSEPARGQISWREILVDRTTWAIAGAKVLSDQAWWLLLFWGPDLLHRTTGLGIAELAIPLAVVYIAAAVGSLTGGALPAIIAGKGGLLSARNRLLTISALAAATMPLALVFDSVWGMVLVLGLVLAAHQCFSVNLFATITEAVSPDRIGRVTAVAALCGNLGGMLLLWQTGRILSGGAGYLPVLLFSGAAYLLAPLWLRALLRARPSRAQEPLIGAA; the protein is encoded by the coding sequence GTGTTTTTCTCCAGGCAAAATCTGTTGCTTCTGCTCGTCATCACGGGCGGCGTCCTCAATTATGTCGACCGCCAGATGATCGCCATTCTGAAGCCGCTGCTCGAAAAGGAGCTTGGCTGGAACGACGCGGACTACGGCAATCTGTCCGCCATGTTCCAGTTTGGCGCGGTGGCTGCATTTCCCTTTGTCGGTTGGCTGGTGGATCGCCTTGGCCCCAAAGCCGCGAATCCTGTTGCCGTCGGGGCCTGGAGCCTCGCGGCCGCAGCACACGCGTTGGCGTGGTCCATGCCACAATTCATGGCAGCCCGCTTCGCGCTCGGGAGCACCGAAGCGATGGGCACCCCGACCGCCATCAAGACGCTCACCTTCCTATTTGAAGCGCGCACGCGATCCGTCGCGCTGGGGGTCATGAACGCCGCCAGTTGTCTCGGAGCTATCGTAACGCCTCTGTTCATCCCGTTTTTCGGGCTGGCGCTCGGCTGGCGCGCCTGCTTTCTCCTTGCAGGCGCGCTGGGGTTAGCCTGGTGCGTTGTTTGGTTTTTCGTCGCGAACCGCGTGAGTTGGCGCGCGCCTGAAGCAGTATCGGAGCCGGCACGGGGGCAAATCTCGTGGCGCGAGATCCTTGTCGACAGAACGACCTGGGCCATCGCTGGGGCCAAAGTGCTGTCAGATCAGGCATGGTGGCTGCTTCTGTTCTGGGGCCCGGACTTGCTGCACCGGACCACGGGGCTTGGAATCGCGGAACTCGCCATCCCGCTCGCCGTCGTGTACATCGCCGCGGCGGTGGGCTCTCTCACGGGCGGCGCACTCCCCGCCATCATCGCAGGAAAGGGAGGTCTCCTCTCGGCCCGCAACCGGCTTCTGACGATCTCTGCTCTGGCGGCGGCCACAATGCCGCTCGCGCTTGTCTTCGATAGCGTTTGGGGAATGGTGCTCGTTCTCGGTCTCGTGCTCGCCGCGCATCAATGTTTCTCGGTCAACCTCTTTGCGACCATCACGGAGGCCGTTTCTCCTGATCGCATAGGACGGGTGACTGCCGTGGCCGCCCTTTGCGGCAATCTCGGCGGCATGCTGCTTCTCTGGCAGACGGGACGCATCCTCTCCGGCGGCGCGGGATATCTGCCGGTGCTGCTGTTTTCCGGCGCTGCCTATCTGCTGGCGCCTCTATGGCTTCGCGCCTTGCTCCGAGCGAGGCCGTCGCGAGCCCAAGAGCCTCTGATCGGCGCAGCCTGA
- a CDS encoding DUF3108 domain-containing protein, giving the protein MTLTVRFSAVGKRMGGGLVALALCVLSLALGTGTADAQLLVSRYTVHMEGVRVGHAIVRATLGPTNYKVTVSADVGPVLSNTKINGEATGLRNGSHVTPMRFQFVSSGGEASSVNFAGPDGTPASVNPRLRGVFDPLSALVFAALNPSPPSVEPCKSLIPIILGRARFDIVMSPKPGGADPRSEIIDCDAYSTVSTPDASGGIGAQNARWQIGFSKVSRPALWLVEYLVVPTSNGTMTISREETNISAS; this is encoded by the coding sequence ATGACGTTGACGGTGAGGTTTTCGGCTGTCGGAAAGCGGATGGGCGGCGGGCTTGTTGCCCTCGCGCTCTGTGTCCTTTCGCTCGCGCTTGGCACGGGTACCGCCGATGCGCAACTTCTCGTGTCGCGCTATACGGTTCATATGGAGGGCGTCCGCGTCGGCCACGCGATCGTGCGCGCGACCCTCGGCCCGACCAATTACAAGGTGACGGTATCGGCCGATGTCGGCCCGGTTTTGTCGAACACCAAGATCAATGGCGAGGCGACCGGGCTGCGTAACGGCTCGCATGTGACGCCGATGCGATTTCAGTTCGTTTCGTCGGGCGGCGAAGCCAGTTCCGTGAATTTCGCCGGTCCCGACGGCACGCCCGCAAGCGTCAATCCAAGGCTGCGCGGCGTGTTCGATCCGCTGTCGGCGCTGGTCTTTGCCGCGCTTAACCCGTCTCCCCCTTCGGTCGAGCCATGCAAGAGCCTTATCCCGATCATCCTCGGGCGGGCGCGCTTCGACATTGTCATGAGTCCGAAGCCCGGCGGCGCTGATCCGCGCTCGGAAATCATCGATTGCGATGCCTATTCGACCGTCAGCACGCCGGATGCGAGCGGCGGCATCGGTGCGCAGAATGCGCGATGGCAGATCGGTTTCAGCAAGGTGTCGCGGCCCGCGCTCTGGCTCGTGGAATATCTCGTGGTCCCGACCTCGAACGGTACGATGACCATCAGCCGCGAGGAAACGAACATCTCCGCCTCGTGA
- a CDS encoding glycosyl hydrolase family 5 codes for MKTLAYAAFGFALFGAAAALSSAAGAAEAPKIPAAALENTMVQTVQYGRCRAWLRECRARWGFGPRFRRCMAMHGC; via the coding sequence ATGAAGACGCTTGCTTATGCCGCTTTCGGCTTCGCGCTTTTTGGCGCCGCCGCCGCCCTGTCTTCCGCTGCGGGCGCTGCCGAAGCTCCGAAGATTCCCGCCGCCGCGTTGGAAAACACCATGGTGCAAACTGTCCAGTACGGTCGCTGCCGCGCCTGGCTTCGCGAATGTCGCGCCCGCTGGGGATTCGGCCCGCGTTTTCGTCGTTGCATGGCCATGCACGGCTGCTGA
- a CDS encoding pyridoxamine 5'-phosphate oxidase family protein gives MSHVLNADVIALLEHPDTVRILATVDGQGVPHAVVKKSIHLGDDGNIHYLELLETSATNRNMVRSIWFDGTVAITLANPDGRSAQIKGRPVKAHITGPLFLHHYNRLKDIDADAELAAVWIIEPRLALDQTFAARRDAERASHPHFAHLDRLRR, from the coding sequence ATGAGCCATGTTCTCAATGCGGATGTCATCGCTCTTCTGGAACATCCGGATACGGTCCGAATTCTTGCGACAGTCGACGGCCAAGGCGTGCCCCATGCTGTTGTCAAGAAGTCGATCCATCTGGGCGATGACGGCAACATCCATTATCTCGAACTTCTGGAGACCTCGGCCACCAATCGCAACATGGTGCGGAGCATCTGGTTCGACGGGACGGTTGCGATCACGCTCGCAAATCCTGATGGACGCTCGGCGCAGATCAAGGGGCGGCCCGTGAAGGCGCACATTACGGGACCGCTTTTCCTGCATCATTACAACAGGCTGAAGGATATCGATGCAGACGCCGAACTCGCCGCAGTCTGGATCATCGAGCCGCGGCTCGCTCTCGATCAAACGTTCGCGGCGCGGCGCGATGCGGAACGGGCGAGCCATCCGCACTTCGCCCATCTCGATCGATTGCGGCGATAA